Genomic DNA from Halalkalicoccus tibetensis:
TACTTACTATACTCTCACTCGCTATCTTCGCCCGTGCGTACGTTGCAATTCATCCAGAGAAAGGAGCTATACGGCAACGTCTTAGCACTTGAACTAGTTGTCCAGATTAGCTGAAAAGGAGTTTGTTCAGTGGATGGGATATCTCCGCCCAACGCATTTGATCAGTGGTAGGTCATTGATGTCGGGGAAGATAAAGCAAAGAACCACACGTTGGACATTCAAATACAATATTAGCTACCTGCCCTTGTCGTATTTGGTCAAGAATCGTTTGGCGACAATTCTGGCAGATGTATGTTACGTTACCGTCACCTTGGATGAATTCAGTGAGGTGCTTACTTGGAACTAGTACAGTATCGATATCGTCTCTTGTGATAGCATAGGCATCAAGTGGTTTGAGGGCATACGTTACCACACTAACCACCTCTATTACTAATTGCTATTGTGGTGCTGTTCCGTTGAGGAGTGGCAATTCTTTGCAGGGAGATTGGAGGCTGCATCATAGAAGTCAATTCGAGTCACTATCTTCAATACGAAACCTTTTGTCACGGTCAGAAAAAACCGGCCGAAATATTGCACGATAGATTATTTCAAAGTACAATGGGTGGTCAGTATCCTCAGTATTAACTTGTTGAGAAAGATTATCGAAGCATTACAGGCAAGTGCACTTATCACCGAGAAATTCTGTTTCATCCCACATGAGGGGTCTCGACAGGGACATCAGCTTTGACAGCTAAATCGAGTTTTCAAGTATTTATTATAGCTTTCGGTGATAATATCCAAATGTCTTCGCTAACTATCGCAAAATAACGAATATTTTCAGACAATAAATCAGTAATAGTCGACGAGTACCTCCTATACAATTGATTGGATTTTTATACTTTGTCACTGCTTCATACTATACACCAAAAAGAATATGTCTCTGAGCAGATATCAAATTAAAAAGTACGCATGGATGTAACTGAAGCAAGTGCAAATTGTGAAACTGTTCTCGACGAAATAGCCGATGCCATTATCTGTGATCGTGAGTTCCTCGAGACGGTTCTTATTGGTATTCTTGCCCAAGGTCATGTGTTGTTGGAGGACGTACCGGGCACTGGCAAAACACTCACCGCACGCTCCGTTGCTACTGCTCTCGGACTTTCATTTTCGCGTATTCAATTCACTCCGGATCTGCTTCCCACTGACATCACTGGTACTCATATATTCGATGAAAGTCAGCAGAGTTTCACGTTCAATGAAGGCCCTCTCTTCGCTAATCTCATCTTAGCTGATGAGATCAATCGAGCGCCACCAAAGACGCAGGCTGCATTGTTAGAAGCCATGGAGGAGGGACAAGTTTCCATAGGTGGTAAAACCCGTCAATTACCACAGCCATTTATCGTCATTGCAACACAGAACCCTGTTGAAAATAAGGGTACTTTTCCACTCCCAGAAGCCCAGATCGATCGATTTCTTGTTAAAGCCTCAATCGGATATCCTGATGAATCAGGCGAGCTCGAGATGATTCACCAACGAAACGACCGTGAACGGGTGAGTCCGTCTGTCGATACCGTCCTTGACAATAAGCGAGTTGCCACGCTACGTCAAGTACCAGAAACCATCTATGTTGATAATGATCTCATAGAGTATGTTGTCACACTCGCTCGAGAAACACGCACTGATAACCGCGTCGAAGTTGGCGTCTCACCACGTGGAACACAGCGGTTATTCGAAGCTACTCGAGCACATGCAATTCTTCGCAGCCGAAGTCACGCTGTCCCCAACGACGTTAAATGTGTCTCTCATCCAGTACTCACTCATCGTCTCGTCCTTACACCCGAGGCAACCGTAAACAACGTCACAAAAGAGCAAGTAATTGAGTCTATTCTGGATACTATGCAAGTACCGATACTCGAATAGAAACGATACTACATTTATGCCATCAAAACAAAGCATTATCAATCAAGATGTAAACCAACACAATGCTCTCTTGATCGGTACTGCTTTGCTTGCTATTTTTACACTTTCAATCTCTGCGGCTGTCCTTGATTCGGCCCCGATAACGACTCCGTATGATACTCCTGTGCAAAATGGTGACGGTCCCACTCTATCTCCGCTGGCCATCCTTTTACTGCTTCTTGATGCCATTCTTGGACTATTCGGTATCAATATTGACCCTACCGTCCCTGCAGGCGGGGCAGGATCCTGGGCTGCTTTCCTCATCATCGCTTTTGACGTCTTGCGTTCGCTTGCTTTCCCGCTTCTTGCTGTTGGCGGGGGTAGTGTACTGTTGCTACTCATTGATCGACATCTCCCACAATCAACTACTAGTTCAGTTATGGACATTCTGCGAAACAGATCCCGGACAGCAATGCCTGACTCTCAGGTGAATACGGATGATGAAAAGTGGCCGCCCACTGAGCCTGATCAAGAGGTATCCAAAGCCTGGGTAGCCATGACCACACAACTCGAAATAGACAATCCCGGTTCTCAAACGCCAGTAGAATGGGCTGAAAGTGCTATCGACGCTGGATTCGATGAGAATCATGTGAATGAAATAACAGAATTACTTCGAGAAACCCGATATAATGATAGAGGTATCACAGATGATCATCGACAGGATGCAAAACGTATACTCGAACAATTTGAGGATGACTCTAAGTGACAGATAAGATATCAATCATCCGGCAGCTGCTGGTGGTTGGGGGGTTGCTCTCGCTCACTGGTGCACTAATCGTCCTATTTAGCCCGGTAGTCGAATCGTTTCTATCCTGGCCCTGGGACGATGAAACTCTTTTAGTTGCATTTCTTACAGCGGCTATTCTGATCGCGGGGTTGCTCAGTCCACTTACTCTGCTCAACAACCCAAATCAGCGCAATCAGGCGGAGACAATACCTGAATCCATCCCGTCGTCCCCGTCCCCAGGTCACGACCTCGAATCTGTTCTGGATAGTCGATGGCCTGCCTCACTTCCAGTAGCTAGACGCAAACGGATTCAGACGCAACTCCGACAAGCAGCGATCCGAACAATCGTTCGGACAACAGGGTGTTCGACACGAACGGCTCGAGAAAAAATCAAAGAGGGAACATGGACTGATGATCCGGTAGCGATCTCATTCGTTCGCTCTAATCCGGACGCGAATACTCCGTATTTACAATTACTGAGTAAGCGAGCACGGTTCCCACGACGGGCCCGGCGAACCGCACAGGCAATCCTCCTTCGATCTGAACAGAGCGACAGAGATAATGAGCACTAAACGAATAACTCACTGGAACATTGCTCTCGTCGCTGCAGTGCTTACGAGTGGAATGGGTGTTTTTTTGGGTGAATCAACGCTGCTGCTATTGGCCATTCCCGCTGTAGTGTTCACTGTCTATTCACACGTTACACCAGCTCCAACTCCCACACTCGCCATTGAACGATCACTCTCTGAGAACAATCCATCGCATAATCAAGAGGTTGAAGTCACTGTCACACTTCAAAATACCGGTAGTCGAACACTTCCTGCCATCACTGTTCTCGATGGAGTTCCACGAATGCTGTCTCTTAAGAGTGGCACGGCTCGTCACGCAGCAGCACTTGAACCTGGCGGTGAAACGATGTTCTCCTATACCGTTCTTGCAAAACATGGCATTCATCATTTCGAGCCGGTATCCGTCGCTCTTGAAGATACCAGCGGTAGTGTACGGGTTGAGACGACGATTGTGGCGGACACAGAACTTGCCTGCCGTTCACCGATCCGAGCTACTTCTCTCAATCAGACTGCTCAGCAGCATGCTGGCTCAAGCATTTCAACAAATGGTGCGAGTGGCACGGAATTCTCGAAGATTCGTTCCTATCAACCCGGCGATCCACCGAACAGAGTCGACTGGAACCGCTATGCTCGGGATAGAGAACTGACGACAGTGGATTTTCATGAAGAGCGATCTCAATCAACTGTCATCTGTTTAGACGCCCGCGGTATCTGTTATCAA
This window encodes:
- a CDS encoding MoxR family ATPase produces the protein MDVTEASANCETVLDEIADAIICDREFLETVLIGILAQGHVLLEDVPGTGKTLTARSVATALGLSFSRIQFTPDLLPTDITGTHIFDESQQSFTFNEGPLFANLILADEINRAPPKTQAALLEAMEEGQVSIGGKTRQLPQPFIVIATQNPVENKGTFPLPEAQIDRFLVKASIGYPDESGELEMIHQRNDRERVSPSVDTVLDNKRVATLRQVPETIYVDNDLIEYVVTLARETRTDNRVEVGVSPRGTQRLFEATRAHAILRSRSHAVPNDVKCVSHPVLTHRLVLTPEATVNNVTKEQVIESILDTMQVPILE
- a CDS encoding DUF4129 domain-containing protein, whose translation is MPSKQSIINQDVNQHNALLIGTALLAIFTLSISAAVLDSAPITTPYDTPVQNGDGPTLSPLAILLLLLDAILGLFGINIDPTVPAGGAGSWAAFLIIAFDVLRSLAFPLLAVGGGSVLLLLIDRHLPQSTTSSVMDILRNRSRTAMPDSQVNTDDEKWPPTEPDQEVSKAWVAMTTQLEIDNPGSQTPVEWAESAIDAGFDENHVNEITELLRETRYNDRGITDDHRQDAKRILEQFEDDSK
- a CDS encoding DUF58 domain-containing protein: MSTKRITHWNIALVAAVLTSGMGVFLGESTLLLLAIPAVVFTVYSHVTPAPTPTLAIERSLSENNPSHNQEVEVTVTLQNTGSRTLPAITVLDGVPRMLSLKSGTARHAAALEPGGETMFSYTVLAKHGIHHFEPVSVALEDTSGSVRVETTIVADTELACRSPIRATSLNQTAQQHAGSSISTNGASGTEFSKIRSYQPGDPPNRVDWNRYARDRELTTVDFHEERSQSTVICLDARGICYQSSEREEPHAVWYERAAARELLATFSDINELIGISVLGTSGWVAPNRGTQHIATIGQALEDPAILPLEPPPTNSLEETADSQVQTFRTRLDRGMGVFFLSPLLDELPVETVRTLQADGHSVTVLSPDVTASGTLGAKISRLQRANRIATLRRADISVVDWGPEKPLETVVKEGFQK